Sequence from the Deinococcus aquaedulcis genome:
CCCACGCCCAGGTGCACCCCCGGCGAACCCGCCGCGCGCAGGGCGTTCAGAAGGGTGGTCATCAGAGCCCGGCCCCGGCCGCCTCCCTGCACCCGGGGCAGCAGGTCAATGTGCAGGTGAGACGGGTAGGCGCCCAGCAGGGACTCTGGGGTGCGGCGGGGGTGGTGGATCAGGCCGATCAGGCGCTCATCGGGGGTGCGGGCCTCCGGGGGCGACTGGGGCAGCGGGTACACCTCTTGCAGGGCCGGCCACCACTCGCGCGCCAGGGTGGCTTCAAAGGCGGCGGTGTCGGGCGCGCCCAGCACGTAACCGGCCACCCCGGCGGCGTCTTCCAGCACAAAGGCGAAGTCCGGGGCAAAGCTCAGGTAGGGCCCGGCGTAGATGTGGCCCAGCAGCTGCGGATCGGCGTACAGTCCGGACGCGTCCTCGCCGCTGTCGCCGGTTTCCAGGCAGATGCGGTACAGCGCGGCGCGGTCGGCTTCGCGGGCAGGGCGCAGGGTCACCATGCCCCCCACTCAAGCACAACAGAGCCCGCCAGCGGTGTCGCCACGCCGGTAACTTTCCCAGACAAACCAATTGACTTTTTAAAGTTAAGATGTGGGCATGACGGCCCTCTCCCCTGCCCCCGCCGCGCCCACCCGCGCGGCCCCGGACCGCCTCACACAGGCCACGCTGCTGCTGTTGGCCGCCCTGACGGTAATGTCCGGCGCCACCATTGCCCCGGCACTGCCCGCCATGCAGGCGCACTTTGCCGACACCCCGAACGCGGCGCTGCTGACCAAGCTGGCCCTGACCATCCTGGGCGTGGTGATTGCGGTGACCGCCCCCATCAGCGGCGTGCTGGCGGACCGCTTTGGCCGCCGCCCAGTGCTGCTGGGTGCGCTGACCCTGTACGTGCTGGGCGGCGCCAGCGGCCTGGTGGCCCAGAGCCTGGGACAGGTGCTGGCCGGGCGCGTGGTGCTGGGGCTGGCGGTGGCCGGCACCATGACGGCGGCGGGCGCCCTGGTCAACGACCTGTTCAGCGGCCCCGGGCGTGGGCGTTTCCTGAGCCAGCAGGCAGCTTTTACCAGCTTTGGCGGTGCGGTGCTGCTGCCCCTGGGCGGGGTGCTGGCGGCCGTGAGCTGGCGCGCGCCGTTCGCGCTGTATCTGGCGGCGGCCCTGCTGCTGCCGCTGGTGCTGCGCCTGCCGCGTGGGGTGCCGGGGCAGGACGCGGTAGGCAGCGCCCCGCAGGCCGCCCCGCGCTGGGGCGCCATTGCGGTGGTCTATGCCCTGGCGCTGGGCTACATGATCGTGTTTTACCTGATGCCTGCGCAGGGCCCCTTTCTGCTGCGCGCGCTGGGCGCCGAACCCGGCGTGATGGGCCTCATGCTGGGCAGTTCCACCCTGATGGCCGCTGTGACGGCGCTGGTCTTTTCACGCTTTGCCGGGCGCTTTGACACGCGGCGCCTCGCCGGGCTGGGCATGGCGATTGTGGCGCTGGGCTGGCTGCTGGTGTTCCGCGCGCCGGGGCTGGCGGTGGTGGAGGCCGGACTGCTGGTGGCGGGCCTGGGCGGGGGGCTGGTGTTTCCCAATCTGTATGCGTGGCTGGCCGACCTGACCCCGCCTGCATGGCGCGGCCGGGTCACGGCCGGCATGAGCAGCGCGGTGTTTCTGGGCCAGTTTCTTAGCCCGCTGGTGCTGGCGTCTTCCGCAGGCCACGAAGCCCAGGGCTTCGCAGCGGGGGCGGCCCTGGCGGCGGTGATGGGCGGGGCGCTGCTGGCCCTCAGCCTGCGGCCAGTGCCGCGCGCCCAGGGCTAGGGCGGGCTAGCCCACCACCCGCCACCTTTTCTGTCCCGGGCAGAATGTAGACTGGGCGCGATGATTGCTTATCTGTCCGGCGTGGTCCGGGACATCCGGGAAAACAGCGCTGTGGTGGTTGCCGGCGGCGTGGGCTACGAGGTGCAGTGCCCGGTGAGCACCCTGGGCAAGCTGGTGGTCGGCGAGGTGGCCGAGCTGAACACCCGCTTCGTGGTGCGTGAAGACGCCCAGCTGCTCTTTGGCTTTCAGGACACCGACAGCCTGCGCCTGTTTGACCTGCTGACCGGCGTGAGTGGCGTGGGCCCCAAGCTGGCCCTCGCCCTGCTCTCGGCCATGCCGGTGAGCGCCCTGGCCGCCGGGCTGCTGGGCGGCGACGTGAAACTGCTGAGCAGTGTCAGCGGCGTGGGCAAGAAAACCGCCGAGCGGCTGGTGCTGGAACTGCAGAACAAGGTGCCCGACCACTTGGCCACCCCGGCGGCAGCGGGCGGCGGCAAGGCCGCGCGCGTGGTGGGCACCGCCGGGCGCGACGCCATTGACGCCCTGCTGGCCCTGGGCTTCCGCGAGGCGCAGGTGCGCGCTGTGGTCGCCGAACTGCTGGCTGCAGAGCCGGACCTGAACGCCGATACCCTGATTCGCAAAGGGCTGGGGCGCCTGCGCTAAACGGACAGGGCCCGCACATCCTCCACACTGCCGTATCCCCCCACAAACAGGGCCACGCGCAGGTCGTGAATAAACCGCGCCAGCCAGTCCTCCACCGCTTCGGCGCTGTCCAGGGCCGGGGCCAGCAGCGGCCGGGCCACCGCCACCACCTGCGCGCCCAGGGCCAGGGCCCGGGCGGCATCCAGGCCCGTGCGAATGCCACCCGAGGCAATCAGGGGCACCCCGGGCGCGGCCTGCCGGGCGTCTCGCAGCGCCTGGGCGGTGGGAATGCCCAATTCACACAGGTCGGTGCTTTGCACTGCACCGTGGTGAACCAGCTGCTCCACCCGCGCCCAGCTTGTCCCCCCTGCCCCCGCCACATCCAGCGCGGCAAAGCCCAGCGGCGCGGCGGCAGCCACACTGCGGGCGTCCAGGCCGTGCCCCACCTCCTTGAGCACCACCGGAAAGTCGAGGTGGGGCAGCACCGCCGACAGCCGCCCGGTCAGGCCCGCCCAGCGCGTGTCGCCGCCCGGCTGCAGGGCTTCTTGCAGAGGGTTGACGTGAATGGCCAGGGCGTCGGCGCCCACCTCGCGCACGGCGCGGCGCGCGTGCTCGGGACCGTAGCCCAGCAGGAACTGGGCGCCGCCCAGGTTGCCCACCAGCAGGATGTCCGGGGCCACCTCGCGCACCAGAAAAGAGGCGCGGGCCTCAGGGCGCTCCAGCATCACCCGCTGCGAGCCCAGCATCAGGCCCACGCCCAGCCGCTGCGCCGCCAGGGCCAGATGCCGGTTGATGCGCCCGGCGGCCTGGGCGCCGCCCGTCATGGCGCCGATCAGCACCGGGGCGCGCAGTGGCCGCCCCAGAAACGAGGTGCCCAGCGCCACCTCGTCCAGGTTGCGTTCCGGCAGGGCGCGGTAGGGCCAGGGCACATGTTCCAGGCCGGTGGTCTGGCGCTGGTACTGGCTTTCTGGGCGCAGGCAGGCTTCGATGTGGCGCAGCTTGCGCACCTGAATGGCGCTGTCTGCAGGGGCACTGCTTGGCGGGGCGCTGTCGGCCTGCTCGGGCGGGGTCACGCCCCCAGCGTAGCGGGCATGGGCCCTGGAGCGGCTGTAAGCCCCGCGACAAAGCCCGCGTGCCCGCCGGGCCCCCGTTGACAGATCGGGCATTCAGAGCTACTCTTTCTGAGCGCCTGAAACGGGCGCCGCAAGAAAGACCAGAGTATCGCAGGGTAGAGCAGTCTGGTAGCTCGTCGGGCTCATAACCCGGAGGTCGCAGGTTCAAATCCTGTCCCTGCAACCACTTCGCCCCCACTTCGGTGGGGGTTTTGCGTTGTGGGTGCTGGTCTGGTGGTGTCGGGCCGCGCTCGGAACCCTGGGGCCGCCCGGCGCGTAAGCATCTGTCGTATGAGTCTTGCGTTTCTGATCTTTCTGGTGGCCTGGATTATCGGCATGGTGGGTACCTTTGTGCCGGTGGTGCCCGCCACCGCCATCATCTTTCTGGGTTCGGTGGCGGCCACGCTGGTGGACGGCTTTCAGCCCTGGCCGGACCTGCCCTTCCTGCTCACCTTTCTGGTGATCACCATCCTGATCGGACTGGTGGACAACGTGGCCTCGGCCTGGGGCGCGCGCAAGTACGGCGGCAGCAAGCAGGCGGTGTGGGGCGCCCTGATTGGCGGCGTGGTGGGGATTTTGCCCATCATTCCGTTTGGCCTGATCGTGGGCCCGCTGGTGGGCGCCCTGATCGCTGAACTGGTCGTGGTGAAAAAGGCCCCTGCCGACGCCATGCGCGCGGCCTGGGGCACCCTGGTGGGCCTGCTGACCGGGCTGGCCGCCAAGCTGGTGCTGCACCTCTTGATCGGTCTGTACGAACTGTGGCGCCTGTGGGACCCGGCCAAGAGCGTGTTCGGCTGAGCCAGCTCCCCCTCTCCTGAAGCCCCCAACGAAGGGGGCTTTTGCTGTGGCCTGCGCGCCGCTGCTGCGCTAACGGCTGAACAGCAGCGGGGCCAGGGCAATGAAGCCCACCGCCAGCGCGGGCAGCAGGGGCAGCAGGGTCCCGGCGGCGGCCCGTGCGGGGCGGCCCGTCAGCACGGCAAAGGCGGGAAAGGCCAGCGCGCACTGGGCGGCGGTGCCCAGCATCGTCACGGCCAGCAGCAGCGCGGCGGGCGCGGTCTGGGCCAGGCCCGCCAGCGCCAGCTGCTGCACCTTGCGGCTGTTCTCGCCGGCCTGGGCCAGCGCGGCCAGGTCGGGGCGCCACGCGGCCTCTGGGGTCAGCAGGGCCAGCACCGTGACCAGCAGGTACAGCGGGGGCAGCAGCGCAAAACTGGCGCCGTAGACCTCGGCGGCGCGCCCAGCCCGGCCGGCGCCCAGGCGGCCCAGGCCCCACATCAGGCCGTAGGTGAATAGGGTCAGGAAGGCGCCCCCCAGCACATTGGTGGCGTGCGCGGCCAGGGGCGAGGCGCCCCCCGCCACCTCGGCGGCCAGCCGCACAGCGGGCGACACCAGGGCGGCGTAGGCCACACCGGACAGCGCGGCCGAGAGCCCCGCCATCCCCAGGTAGCGCAGGGGCGCAGGCTCGGTGGGGGCCAGCTGCCGGGCAAAGACGCGCGGCCCCATCAGGAAGGTGGTGGGCAGCGGGGCGGCCGGAGCGGGCGGCGGGGCAGAAGCAGGGGCGCGGGCCATAGGCCCCGCCATGCTACTGGCCCGCGCGGGGCCAGAGGACCCAGGCCAGCGCCAGCAGCCCCAGATAGGCGGCCATGATCAGCGCCGCGCCCCAGCCGCTGCGGCCCAGCCGGGTCGGGGCAGCCTCGGCCTGCCGCCGGGCATCGGCCATGACGGCTGGCGGAATCAGACGCAGGGCCAGCCACAGCCCGGCCGGAACCAGCAGCAGGTCGTCCAGCTGCCCCAGCACCGGAATGAAGTCGGGGATCAGGTCAATGGGGCTCAGGGCGTAGGCCAGGACCAGCAGCGCCCACGCGCGGGCGTACCAGGGCGTGCGCGGATCGCGCGCCGCGAGGCTGAGGGCCAGCAGTTCGGCCTTCAGGCGCCGGGCCAGGGTGCGCAGCCGCGTGGTCAAGGAGGGTCTGGACACAGGCTGGCAAGCCTAGCGCAGCGCCCCGCGCAGGTCGCTGGCCCACTGGGTGAACACCGGCAAGGTGGCCAGGGCCGCCAGTAACCCAAACAGCGCCACCGCCACCAGCGCCGCGCTGAGCCAGGGGCCCGGGGCGCTGCGTTCCTGCGGATCGGGGCGGGGGGTCAGCCACAGGTGCAGTACGACCAGGACCACGCTGCCAAACAGCAGCGAGCCCAGCGCCACCGGCACCTTCAGGGCCGGGTTCTGCAGCAGGTCGGTGGCCTGGGCCGTGTCGCTGGGCAGCCGGCCCGCCACAAAGGCGCCCAGCCCCACGGCCAGCGTGTTGTTCAGCGCGTGGATGATCACGCTGTTCCACAGGCTGCCGGTGTGCTGCGCCACGCGCGCCAGCACGTAGGCCAGCGGCAGAATGCCGGCCACACTGGCGGGCGCCCCGTGCGCCAGTGCGAAGACGGCCGTGCTGGTCAGGGCGGCCACCGTGAACCCCGCCGCGCGCTCGTGCCCGCGCATCAGCAGGCCCCGGAAGGCCACTTCTTCGGCAAAGGGAATCAGCAGGCCCGCCGCCAGCAGCAGCGCCCACAGGTCCGCGCCCCGGCTAAGAAACTGCGGCACGCTGTCGGCCGCACTGGGAAACAGGGCCACTACCGCCACCACGAAGGCGCGCGAGGCCAGAAAAGCCAGCACGAACGCGGCCAGCGCCGTGCCCCAGGCCGGGGGGGTGCGCCAGCGGGTGTCGCGCCGCAGCGTCTCTATCACCTCACTGAAGATGGTCAGGCCCACCAGCACCACCAGCGCAAACGCGCCCAGCAGCGCCGTGCCCAGCGGCACCCCGGCAGCCATCAGCAGCGCCGAGACCACGTTCTGCACCAGCAGCAGCGTCAGGGCGGCGCGGTTGCCGTCCACCGCCCGGATGCCCGGGGGCACGGGAGAAAGCGGGGCGGCCTGCGGCGGGGTGGGCGGGGGGCTGGGGTGCGGCGCCGTCATGCCCCAGAGCCTACCGCTTGCCCGGCCCCGCCGCCGCGCACCCACGGCAGGGGCTGTGGCGCGCTCTGGCCGCGCTGGCCTTACAGCGCCACGCCGTCTAGCTGGGCAATCCCGTGCTTCAGGGCGTACAGGGCCGCCTGGGTGCGGCTGTCCAGGCCCAGTTTGCCCAGCAGGCGCGACACATGGGTCTTGACGGTGGCCTCGCTGACCCCCTGATCGGCGGCAATGTCCTTGTTGCTGTAGCCGTGGGCCAGCAGCTGCAGCACAATCGTTTCCTTGGGGGTCAGGGTTTCGCGCATCTCGCCGCCCCGGAAATCGCGCACCAGGCGCTTGGCGGCTTCGGGGTGCAGCCGCACCTCGCCCCGGGCGGCGGCGTGAATGGCGTCGGCCAGGGTATCGCTGGAGGCGTCTTTAAGCATGTAGCTGATGGCCCCGGCCTCAATAGCGCCGTTCACCTTGTGCTCTTCCAGGGTGCTGGTCAGGGCAATCACCTCGGTGTCGGGCTGCTGGCGCTTGAGGGTGCGGGTGGCCTGAATGCCGTCCATCACGGGCATCATCAGGTCCATGATCACCACGTCGGGCCGCAGCTGGGCGGCCAGCAGGAGGGCTTCCTCGCCGTTGGCGGCCTCGCCCACCACGTCAATCAGGGGGTCCAGGCCCAGAAACAGGCGCAGGCCCTGGCGAACGACGGCGTGGTCGTCCACCAGCAGCACGCGCACGGCGGCAGGGGCAGCATCGGGGGTGGTCATGGGGTGTCCTCCAGGGGAGACAGGGTGAATTCCGAGCGGGGCGCGTCCACGAACACGTCCAGCGCGGGGGTGGGGCTGGGCGGCCGGGTGCGGGGCCAGTTCAGGGTGTCGCGGTCGGTAAAACGCACCCGCGTGCTCAGGGCGGGCGGCAGGCGCAGCGTCACGCGCCCGCCCTGGGTGCGGATGTCCAGGCTGCCGCGCGTGAGGGGGGTGGCGCTGACCGTCACGTCGCCCGTGGCGGTGGTCACCGTGGCGCGGCCCAGGATGACCGGCAGGGTCAGGCGCAGGTCGCCGCTGTCGCTGCCCACGCCCAGGGTCTGGGTGCGCATGCCCGCTAGGTTCAGCCGCAGCTCGCCGTCGGCGGTGTTCACGCGCAGGGCGTCGGGCGCGCTGCCTTTGGGGGCCGTGAGCACCACGTTGCCGCTGCGGGTGACCACGCTGACGGGGCCAGCGGGCCGCGCCGGCAGCACCAGGGCCACGTCGCCGCTGTCGCTGCGCAGGGTCAGCGCACGCACCCGCAGCGGGGTGAGCTGCAGGCGCTGATCGCCGCTGGTGGTCACGCTGCCCAGCGTGAGGGGCAATCCCCGCGCCAGCGCCAGGGTGAGGGTGTGCTGCACAGGTTCGGGGCCGCCCAGCACCACCCCGCGCGTGTTTGGCGGCTGCACGTTCAGGGTGACCTGCGCGGTAATGGCGCGGCCCTGGCGGCTGACCTCGGCCTGCACCGGGTTGCGGGCGCGGTGGCGGGCCGAACCCTGCACGGCCATGGGGCTGCCGGGCGGCAGCGGCGAGACCGCCACATTCACCCGGTCCCCGCTGAAATTCAGCGCGGCGCTGCTGGCGAGGTCCAGGGGCAGTGGGCCGTCCAGCGGCACCTGCAGGGGCGTGTTCTGCACGCTCATGCCGGGAGTCAGCGTGCGCGCAGCGCCGTGCCACGCCAGCGCCAGCCCGGCGCCCACCAGCCCCAGCCCCAGCGCCATGCGCCCCAGCACCGGCAGCAGCGGCCTCGACGGCGGCCACGTGGTCACGCGCGCCCCCGGGGCAGGGTCAGGGTCACGGCGCTGCCCTGCCCCGGCGCCGAATCCACGACCAGGGTGCCGCCCGCCCCCGACGCCCGCTCGCGCATGGAGCGCTGACCCAGCGTGCCCCGGCCCTGCGCCCCAGGATCAAAGCCCCGGCCATCGTCGCGCACGTGCAGGGTCACCACGTCTTCCGCCTGACTGAGGCTCAGCCACACCTGCGCGGCGCGGGCGTGCTTGACCACGTTGTGCAGGGCCTCCTGGGCCACGCGGTAGGCGGCGGCCTGGGCATCGGGGTCCAGGTCGGGCTCGGCGCGTAGATCGGCGTGCACGGTCAGGCCGTGGCGGGCTTCCAGGGCGTGGGCATGCTGGGTCAGGGCGGCCACCAGCCCGCCTTCTTCCAGGGCGTCGGGGCGCAGGCTAAAGAGCAGCGCCTTCATTTCCGACACGCCTCCTTCGGCCAGCCGGATGGTGTAGTCCAGGCTCTGGCGGGTGCGGGCGGGGTCGCGCTCCAGAGTGGCGCGGGCAGTCTTGGCGCCCAGCGTGATGCCGTACAGGGCCTGGGCCACGCTGTCGTGCAGTTCGCGCGCCAAGCGGGCGCGTTCCAGTTCCCCGGCCCGCGCCCCGGCACGCTCGATCAGCTGCGCGGCGTGCAGGGCGGTGCCCGCGTGGTCGGCAATGGAAAGCAGAAAGGCCAGTTCATCGGCCCCCGGGCGCGCGCCGCCCA
This genomic interval carries:
- a CDS encoding response regulator, yielding MTTPDAAPAAVRVLLVDDHAVVRQGLRLFLGLDPLIDVVGEAANGEEALLLAAQLRPDVVIMDLMMPVMDGIQATRTLKRQQPDTEVIALTSTLEEHKVNGAIEAGAISYMLKDASSDTLADAIHAAARGEVRLHPEAAKRLVRDFRGGEMRETLTPKETIVLQLLAHGYSNKDIAADQGVSEATVKTHVSRLLGKLGLDSRTQAALYALKHGIAQLDGVAL
- a CDS encoding CPBP family intramembrane glutamic endopeptidase, yielding MTAPHPSPPPTPPQAAPLSPVPPGIRAVDGNRAALTLLLVQNVVSALLMAAGVPLGTALLGAFALVVLVGLTIFSEVIETLRRDTRWRTPPAWGTALAAFVLAFLASRAFVVAVVALFPSAADSVPQFLSRGADLWALLLAAGLLIPFAEEVAFRGLLMRGHERAAGFTVAALTSTAVFALAHGAPASVAGILPLAYVLARVAQHTGSLWNSVIIHALNNTLAVGLGAFVAGRLPSDTAQATDLLQNPALKVPVALGSLLFGSVVLVVLHLWLTPRPDPQERSAPGPWLSAALVAVALFGLLAALATLPVFTQWASDLRGALR
- a CDS encoding GNAT family N-acetyltransferase, whose translation is MVTLRPAREADRAALYRICLETGDSGEDASGLYADPQLLGHIYAGPYLSFAPDFAFVLEDAAGVAGYVLGAPDTAAFEATLAREWWPALQEVYPLPQSPPEARTPDERLIGLIHHPRRTPESLLGAYPSHLHIDLLPRVQGGGRGRALMTTLLNALRAAGSPGVHLGVGERNTRAQGFYRHLGFEELLRSPGAITFGLKL
- the ruvA gene encoding Holliday junction branch migration protein RuvA, whose amino-acid sequence is MIAYLSGVVRDIRENSAVVVAGGVGYEVQCPVSTLGKLVVGEVAELNTRFVVREDAQLLFGFQDTDSLRLFDLLTGVSGVGPKLALALLSAMPVSALAAGLLGGDVKLLSSVSGVGKKTAERLVLELQNKVPDHLATPAAAGGGKAARVVGTAGRDAIDALLALGFREAQVRAVVAELLAAEPDLNADTLIRKGLGRLR
- a CDS encoding DUF4097 family beta strand repeat-containing protein, which codes for MTTWPPSRPLLPVLGRMALGLGLVGAGLALAWHGAARTLTPGMSVQNTPLQVPLDGPLPLDLASSAALNFSGDRVNVAVSPLPPGSPMAVQGSARHRARNPVQAEVSRQGRAITAQVTLNVQPPNTRGVVLGGPEPVQHTLTLALARGLPLTLGSVTTSGDQRLQLTPLRVRALTLRSDSGDVALVLPARPAGPVSVVTRSGNVVLTAPKGSAPDALRVNTADGELRLNLAGMRTQTLGVGSDSGDLRLTLPVILGRATVTTATGDVTVSATPLTRGSLDIRTQGGRVTLRLPPALSTRVRFTDRDTLNWPRTRPPSPTPALDVFVDAPRSEFTLSPLEDTP
- a CDS encoding YkvA family protein, yielding MSRPSLTTRLRTLARRLKAELLALSLAARDPRTPWYARAWALLVLAYALSPIDLIPDFIPVLGQLDDLLLVPAGLWLALRLIPPAVMADARRQAEAAPTRLGRSGWGAALIMAAYLGLLALAWVLWPRAGQ
- a CDS encoding MFS transporter; protein product: MTALSPAPAAPTRAAPDRLTQATLLLLAALTVMSGATIAPALPAMQAHFADTPNAALLTKLALTILGVVIAVTAPISGVLADRFGRRPVLLGALTLYVLGGASGLVAQSLGQVLAGRVVLGLAVAGTMTAAGALVNDLFSGPGRGRFLSQQAAFTSFGGAVLLPLGGVLAAVSWRAPFALYLAAALLLPLVLRLPRGVPGQDAVGSAPQAAPRWGAIAVVYALALGYMIVFYLMPAQGPFLLRALGAEPGVMGLMLGSSTLMAAVTALVFSRFAGRFDTRRLAGLGMAIVALGWLLVFRAPGLAVVEAGLLVAGLGGGLVFPNLYAWLADLTPPAWRGRVTAGMSSAVFLGQFLSPLVLASSAGHEAQGFAAGAALAAVMGGALLALSLRPVPRAQG
- the fni gene encoding type 2 isopentenyl-diphosphate Delta-isomerase, encoding MTPPEQADSAPPSSAPADSAIQVRKLRHIEACLRPESQYQRQTTGLEHVPWPYRALPERNLDEVALGTSFLGRPLRAPVLIGAMTGGAQAAGRINRHLALAAQRLGVGLMLGSQRVMLERPEARASFLVREVAPDILLVGNLGGAQFLLGYGPEHARRAVREVGADALAIHVNPLQEALQPGGDTRWAGLTGRLSAVLPHLDFPVVLKEVGHGLDARSVAAAAPLGFAALDVAGAGGTSWARVEQLVHHGAVQSTDLCELGIPTAQALRDARQAAPGVPLIASGGIRTGLDAARALALGAQVVAVARPLLAPALDSAEAVEDWLARFIHDLRVALFVGGYGSVEDVRALSV
- a CDS encoding DUF456 domain-containing protein, which produces MSLAFLIFLVAWIIGMVGTFVPVVPATAIIFLGSVAATLVDGFQPWPDLPFLLTFLVITILIGLVDNVASAWGARKYGGSKQAVWGALIGGVVGILPIIPFGLIVGPLVGALIAELVVVKKAPADAMRAAWGTLVGLLTGLAAKLVLHLLIGLYELWRLWDPAKSVFG